A DNA window from Pogona vitticeps strain Pit_001003342236 chromosome 2, PviZW2.1, whole genome shotgun sequence contains the following coding sequences:
- the STAC3 gene encoding SH3 and cysteine-rich domain-containing protein 3 isoform X1, with amino-acid sequence MTEKEILEPPASPTSEGGKSTEGLQKLKQLFQRKPKEVPAPEEPQANGELVSPTGGPIYYIYEEEEEEEEEEPEPPPPEKPVNDKPHKLKDHYFKKPKFCDVCARMIVLNNKYGLKCKHCKTHIHHHCQSYVEFQRCFGKIPPGFRRAYSSPLYSAQQLAGGANRGDPVFETLRTGVVMANKERKKGQDDKKNQLAAMMEEETDVPKQEGGKAEEGNPEGQKAEKNAPDDKNKKQQAGFQQSHYFIALYRFKALEKDDLDFHPGDRVVIVDDSNEEWWRGKKVGEVGDKIGYFPPNFIIRVRAGERVLKVTRSFVGNKEIGQITLKKDQIVVQKGEELNGYVKVYTGRKVGLFPVDFLEEI; translated from the exons ATGACAGAGAAGGAGATCCTTGAGCCACCTGCATCACCCACATCTGAAGGGGGGAAATCCACGGAAGGG CTGCAGAAGCTAAAGCAGCTTTTCCAACGCAAGCCCAAGGAAGTGCCTGCTCCGGAGGAACCCCAGGCCAATGGAGAGCTGGTCAGCCCCACCGGAGGGCCTATCTACTATATCtacgaggaagaggaagaggaagaggaggaagagcctGAGCCACCACCGCCGGAAAAACCCGTGAATGACAAACCTCACAAGCTGAAGGATCACTACTTCAAAAAACCCAAGTTCTGTGATGTCTGTGCCCGCATGATTGTCC TCAACAACAAATATGGCCTGAAATGTAAGCACTGCAAAACGCACATCCATCATCACTGCCAAAGCTATGTGGAATTTCAGCGCTGCTTTGGCAAGATC CCCCCAGGTTTCCGTCGTGCTTACAGCTCTCCATTGTACAGTGCTCAACAACTTGCTGGTGGTG CTAACCGAGGTGACCCTGTGTTTGAGACGTTGCGGACGGGTGTCGTCATGGCAAATAAAGAGCGCAAGAAAGGGCAGGATGACAAGAAGAAT CAATTAGCTGCCATGATGGAAGAGGAGACAGATGTCCCTAAGCAAGAAGGTGGCAAAGCTGAGGAAG GAAATCCAGAAGGACAGAAAGCTGAGAAGAATGCTCCTGATGACAAG AATAAGAAGCAGCAAGCTGGGTTCCAGCAGTCTCACTATTTTATCGCACTGTATCGCTTCAAAGCCTTAGAGAAGGATGACCTAGATTTCCA CCCTGGAGACAGAGTTGTCATTGTGGATGATTCCAATGAAGAATGGTGGCGG GGCAAGAAAGTTGGAGAGGTTGGGGACAAAATAGGATACTTTCCACCCAACTTCATTATCCGGGTGCGTGCAGGAGAACGGGTACTCAAGGTGACACGTTCCTTCGTGGGCAATAAAGAGATTGGGCAGATCACACTTAAAAAGGATCAG ATTGTGGTGCAGAAAGGTGAGGAGCTGAATGGGTACGTGAAAGTCTACACTGGCCGCAAGGTGGGTCTCTTTCCCGTTGACTTCCTGGAAGAGATCTGA
- the STAC3 gene encoding SH3 and cysteine-rich domain-containing protein 3 isoform X2 — protein MTEKEILEPPASPTSEGGKSTEGPPGFRRAYSSPLYSAQQLAGGANRGDPVFETLRTGVVMANKERKKGQDDKKNQLAAMMEEETDVPKQEGGKAEEGNPEGQKAEKNAPDDKNKKQQAGFQQSHYFIALYRFKALEKDDLDFHPGDRVVIVDDSNEEWWRGKKVGEVGDKIGYFPPNFIIRVRAGERVLKVTRSFVGNKEIGQITLKKDQIVVQKGEELNGYVKVYTGRKVGLFPVDFLEEI, from the exons ATGACAGAGAAGGAGATCCTTGAGCCACCTGCATCACCCACATCTGAAGGGGGGAAATCCACGGAAGGG CCCCCAGGTTTCCGTCGTGCTTACAGCTCTCCATTGTACAGTGCTCAACAACTTGCTGGTGGTG CTAACCGAGGTGACCCTGTGTTTGAGACGTTGCGGACGGGTGTCGTCATGGCAAATAAAGAGCGCAAGAAAGGGCAGGATGACAAGAAGAAT CAATTAGCTGCCATGATGGAAGAGGAGACAGATGTCCCTAAGCAAGAAGGTGGCAAAGCTGAGGAAG GAAATCCAGAAGGACAGAAAGCTGAGAAGAATGCTCCTGATGACAAG AATAAGAAGCAGCAAGCTGGGTTCCAGCAGTCTCACTATTTTATCGCACTGTATCGCTTCAAAGCCTTAGAGAAGGATGACCTAGATTTCCA CCCTGGAGACAGAGTTGTCATTGTGGATGATTCCAATGAAGAATGGTGGCGG GGCAAGAAAGTTGGAGAGGTTGGGGACAAAATAGGATACTTTCCACCCAACTTCATTATCCGGGTGCGTGCAGGAGAACGGGTACTCAAGGTGACACGTTCCTTCGTGGGCAATAAAGAGATTGGGCAGATCACACTTAAAAAGGATCAG ATTGTGGTGCAGAAAGGTGAGGAGCTGAATGGGTACGTGAAAGTCTACACTGGCCGCAAGGTGGGTCTCTTTCCCGTTGACTTCCTGGAAGAGATCTGA